A single region of the Pseudorhodoplanes sp. genome encodes:
- a CDS encoding amidohydrolase family protein — MHSKSPDRRKFLAGACAVALAGLPHARAQASAGAEPTGAALKIVDFHNHFVGPAFKSIAGAAAPAALKAYFERVNRDLSDAQALLSSIEKAGIAARVVNTPLEFLQNADEDVPADLPSRINDALAELIGRHPGQLHGLATVDAYSGDAGARELTRAVRELNLRGVFVASAKRDLFLDAPQARPTLAAAAALGVPVFVHPVTDAQLRKRFAAYGRLGNTFNRGTINAAALIALFESGTFDDLPGLRVVVTTLAIGGILLAAGLVQGRGRSMRRDAPQLSRRHVYIDTMGLQPALIRSAVELLGADHVLAGTDWPIFTESSVAQRLQEALTSCGLSAAEQQMVAGGNALKLMGLA, encoded by the coding sequence ATGCATTCCAAAAGTCCTGATCGGCGAAAATTCCTGGCCGGCGCTTGCGCCGTGGCTCTGGCCGGTTTGCCTCACGCGCGCGCGCAGGCAAGCGCAGGCGCGGAGCCAACCGGCGCGGCGCTGAAGATTGTCGACTTTCACAATCATTTCGTCGGGCCGGCCTTCAAGTCGATCGCCGGAGCTGCCGCGCCGGCCGCGCTGAAAGCCTATTTCGAACGCGTCAATCGTGATCTGTCGGATGCGCAGGCGTTGCTGTCGTCGATTGAGAAAGCCGGCATTGCCGCGCGCGTGGTGAACACCCCGCTCGAATTTCTGCAGAATGCCGATGAGGACGTGCCGGCCGACCTGCCTTCCCGAATCAATGATGCGCTTGCCGAACTCATCGGCCGCCATCCCGGACAGCTACACGGATTGGCGACGGTCGATGCCTATAGTGGCGATGCCGGTGCGCGCGAATTGACCCGCGCCGTGCGCGAACTCAACCTGCGCGGCGTATTTGTGGCAAGCGCAAAACGCGATCTGTTTCTCGATGCGCCGCAGGCACGGCCGACACTCGCGGCTGCCGCCGCCTTGGGCGTGCCTGTTTTCGTGCATCCGGTCACCGACGCACAACTGCGCAAACGCTTCGCGGCCTATGGCCGGCTGGGCAACACCTTCAACCGCGGCACGATCAATGCCGCGGCGCTGATCGCGCTGTTTGAAAGCGGCACCTTCGACGACCTGCCCGGTTTGCGCGTCGTCGTCACCACGCTTGCCATCGGCGGCATTCTGCTGGCAGCCGGGCTGGTGCAAGGCCGCGGTCGCTCGATGCGGCGCGACGCGCCCCAGCTGAGCCGCCGCCATGTCTATATCGACACCATGGGATTGCAGCCGGCGCTGATCCGCAGCGCCGTGGAGCTTCTCGGCGCCGATCACGTTCTCGCCGGCACCGATTGGCCGATCTTCACCGAGTCATCGGTCGCGCAGCGGCTGCAGGAGGCGCTGACTTCCTGCGGCCTGAGCGCGGCCGAACAGCAGATGGTAGCCGGCGGCAACGCGCTGAAGCTGATGGGTCTCGCGTAA
- a CDS encoding polyhydroxyalkanoic acid system family protein, whose translation MSKPLVVSIPHSLGKEEALRRLRPGLSRAAASFPAIAVDEERWDGDRMNFRVRALGQAASGTVDVAEDQIRLEVTLPWLLQKFAEVTQAAIKARGQLLLEKKT comes from the coding sequence ATGTCGAAGCCTCTGGTCGTGTCGATTCCGCACTCCCTCGGCAAGGAGGAAGCCTTGCGCCGTTTGCGGCCGGGCCTTTCGCGCGCGGCGGCGTCGTTTCCGGCGATTGCGGTGGATGAGGAACGCTGGGACGGCGATCGGATGAATTTCCGCGTGCGCGCGCTGGGGCAGGCGGCGTCCGGAACCGTGGATGTGGCCGAGGATCAGATTCGCCTCGAAGTGACGCTGCCCTGGCTGCTGCAAAAATTTGCGGAGGTCACGCAGGCCGCGATCAAGGCGCGCGGGCAATTGCTGCTGGAGAAGAAGACGTGA
- a CDS encoding 50S ribosomal protein L11 methyltransferase — translation MTTLPPHPPTTIARLTTDEATARRLSDVMAEILPADEVAVSAFEADEAARQWAVEFVFEHAPDEAAFRALLARQADTQIAQSLIFETLQPKDWVAASLKGLAPVSAGRFLLHGAHDRAYAPVNRIAIEIEAALAFGTGHHGTTKGCLLAFDDLLKRRKAKRVTRLLAPLGAALPHKERGKDDILDIGTGTGVLAIAAARALRRKVLASDIDPIAVRVARENVRHNRVASYVTLFAAAGAMHGRFRRSGQHSLIFANILASPLKRMATPLARSLAPQGVIILSGLLPAHANAVIAAYRMQGLRLRRRYLIHGWVTLTMQRGR, via the coding sequence ATGACCACCCTGCCCCCGCATCCGCCAACAACCATCGCCCGGCTGACCACCGACGAAGCCACCGCCCGGCGCCTTTCCGACGTCATGGCGGAGATCCTGCCGGCGGATGAAGTCGCGGTGTCGGCGTTCGAAGCCGACGAGGCCGCCCGGCAATGGGCTGTCGAATTCGTGTTCGAGCATGCGCCCGATGAAGCCGCATTCCGCGCGCTGCTGGCGCGACAGGCCGACACGCAGATCGCGCAATCGCTGATTTTCGAAACGCTGCAGCCCAAGGACTGGGTGGCGGCGAGCCTCAAAGGCCTCGCGCCGGTGTCGGCGGGGCGCTTTCTGTTGCATGGCGCGCATGATCGTGCCTACGCGCCGGTCAATCGCATCGCCATCGAGATCGAGGCGGCGCTGGCGTTCGGAACGGGACATCACGGGACGACAAAGGGGTGCTTGCTGGCGTTTGACGATTTGCTGAAGCGCAGGAAGGCGAAGCGTGTGACCCGGCTCCTCGCTCCGCTCGGAGCCGCCCTGCCCCACAAGGAAAGAGGAAAAGACGATATCCTCGACATCGGCACCGGCACCGGCGTGCTCGCCATCGCGGCGGCGCGGGCGCTGCGCCGAAAAGTTCTGGCGAGCGACATCGATCCCATTGCGGTGCGGGTGGCGCGTGAGAACGTGCGGCACAACCGCGTTGCATCCTATGTCACGCTGTTCGCCGCTGCCGGCGCGATGCACGGCCGTTTCCGCCGCAGCGGCCAGCACAGCCTGATCTTCGCCAATATCCTCGCCTCGCCGCTGAAACGCATGGCGACACCGCTCGCCAGATCGCTGGCGCCGCAGGGCGTGATCATTCTGTCCGGCCTTCTGCCCGCCCATGCCAATGCGGTGATTGCGGCCTATCGCATGCAGGGCCTACGCCTGCGCCGCCGCTATCTGATCCATGGCTGGGTGACGCTGACCATGCAGCGCGGCCGCTGA
- a CDS encoding aminopeptidase P family protein, protein MFQARFQSFDDRADAGATAPRIATLRAALKARGVDGFILPRADRHQNEYVPPAEERLAWLTGFTGSAGAAIVLADRAVLFVDGRYTLQAREEIDTAIFAIEHLVETPPSVWIERNLPAGSKLGYDPWLHTAEGAERLAKACAAAGASLVPLDPDPIDAIWSDRPEPPLGPVTLHPARYAGEEAAAKIARVQDDIGKARADALLVSDPHNVAWLFNIRGSDVAHTPLPLSFALVGKDGRPALYVDGRKLTNAVRDALEQLADLREPERLADDLAALGAGGKSIRIDQATAADALTRIVSEAGGKPMRGADPITQMKAVKNAAEIDGAHAAHRRDGAAVISFLAWFDREAASGKLTEIDVVEALESFRRDTGLLKDISFPTISGSGPNGAIVHYRVTARSNRRVQPGELMLIDSGAQYEDGTTDITRTVPVGAPSEEMRAHFTLVLKGHIAIARAIFPDGTTGAQLDSFARQYLWQAGLDFDHGTGHGVGSYLSVHEGPARISKLGATPLKRGMILSNEPGYYKTGAYGIRIENLVLVVEADAIEGAEKQLNTFETLTLAPIDRRLIDPTLMTIGEIAWLDDYHARVAETIAPLVDKQTETWLRAMTQPLL, encoded by the coding sequence ATGTTCCAAGCCCGATTCCAGAGCTTTGACGACCGCGCCGACGCCGGCGCGACCGCCCCCCGCATTGCCACCCTGCGCGCCGCGCTGAAGGCGCGAGGGGTCGACGGCTTCATCCTGCCGCGCGCCGACCGCCACCAGAACGAATATGTGCCCCCGGCGGAGGAGCGGCTGGCCTGGCTCACCGGCTTCACCGGCTCCGCGGGCGCCGCCATCGTGCTGGCGGACCGAGCCGTTCTGTTTGTCGACGGGCGTTATACGCTGCAGGCGCGCGAGGAAATCGACACCGCGATCTTCGCCATTGAACATCTGGTGGAAACGCCGCCGTCGGTCTGGATCGAGCGCAACCTGCCGGCCGGCAGCAAGCTCGGCTATGATCCCTGGCTGCACACCGCCGAAGGCGCCGAGCGGCTGGCGAAAGCCTGCGCCGCGGCCGGCGCATCGCTGGTGCCGCTCGATCCCGATCCCATCGATGCGATCTGGTCGGACCGGCCGGAGCCGCCGCTCGGACCGGTGACGCTGCATCCTGCGCGCTATGCCGGGGAGGAGGCCGCGGCCAAGATTGCGCGTGTGCAGGACGACATCGGCAAGGCGCGCGCCGACGCGCTGCTGGTGTCGGACCCGCATAACGTCGCCTGGCTGTTCAACATCCGCGGCTCGGACGTCGCACATACGCCGCTGCCGCTGTCCTTCGCGCTGGTCGGCAAGGACGGGCGGCCCGCGCTTTATGTCGACGGCCGCAAGCTGACCAATGCGGTGCGTGACGCGCTGGAACAGCTCGCCGATCTGCGCGAGCCGGAGCGGCTGGCGGACGATCTCGCCGCGCTCGGCGCGGGCGGCAAGAGCATCCGCATCGATCAGGCAACCGCCGCCGACGCACTGACGCGGATCGTGAGCGAGGCCGGCGGCAAGCCCATGCGCGGCGCCGACCCGATCACGCAGATGAAGGCGGTGAAGAATGCGGCCGAGATCGACGGCGCGCACGCCGCGCATCGCCGCGACGGCGCGGCGGTGATTTCCTTTCTCGCCTGGTTCGACCGCGAGGCGGCAAGCGGCAAGCTGACCGAGATCGACGTCGTGGAAGCACTGGAAAGCTTCCGGCGCGACACGGGTCTGCTCAAGGACATTTCCTTCCCGACCATTTCCGGCTCCGGGCCGAACGGCGCCATTGTGCATTACCGCGTCACCGCGCGGAGCAACCGCCGCGTTCAGCCGGGCGAATTGATGCTGATCGATTCCGGCGCGCAATATGAGGACGGCACGACCGACATCACCCGCACGGTGCCGGTCGGCGCGCCGAGCGAAGAGATGCGGGCGCATTTCACGCTGGTGCTGAAGGGCCATATTGCCATCGCGCGGGCGATCTTTCCGGACGGCACCACCGGCGCGCAGCTCGATTCATTCGCGCGGCAATATCTGTGGCAGGCGGGGCTCGATTTCGACCACGGCACCGGCCACGGCGTCGGCAGCTATCTGTCGGTGCATGAAGGGCCGGCGCGCATCTCCAAACTCGGCGCGACGCCGCTGAAGCGCGGCATGATCCTGTCGAACGAGCCCGGCTATTACAAGACCGGCGCCTACGGAATCCGCATCGAGAACCTCGTTCTGGTGGTGGAAGCCGACGCCATCGAGGGCGCGGAAAAACAGCTCAACACCTTCGAGACGC